GGGGGACTTGGCTTGAGTTTAGTCAGTATGGGATCACCATTACTATGGTGTTAATTGGTACTTTATTTTAGAGTGTGTGAAACAAAGGGTCAAGGTGGAATATGGAGTTGGAAAAATGAAGATGAGGTGAGGGAAAGAGCTGGGCATAAAAATGGGATGCGATTTCACATAGAAACTGGGTTGAAGATGAGAGTAGGGCCAGGGCTGGAGTCAGAGTTAGGATGGGTGTGAGCTGGAAATGGGTCCATGGGGAGGATGTCGATGTGGGCTTTCTAGAATACAACAGGGATGGAGACCATAGTCTGAGTTGTGTGTGGGATCAGATTTGGGACAGAGGCTACAGTGACATTCAGTGTTTGGGTCAAGATGGAGTCTGGTTTATGGTTAGGGACCCAGGATCTGGGTCAAAAGTCAGGGTTAAGGTTGGTTAAGATTGGTTTGTTCCTAGCCCGAGCCGATATTTGGAGTCAGGAACTTGGTAAGGAGCTAGGTTCCAAGTTGAGGCAAAAGTTAGAATTGGTCAAGGATTGAGGGTTAGAGGTGGGTATGAGTTGGGGTTTGGGGTTAAGGGTTAGGTAAAGATTGGTGTCGAGAATTCTGTCAAAGGCTTGGCATTAAAATTATGCTTGAGGCCCCTGGATTCTCTCTTCACCCCCTGCCTCCTCAGCATTCTGTGACTGAGATCTTTTTCACTCTCTCATAAGCACTCAATTATATCCAACCATGATTTCTCAATGAATGGTACCATCATCCATCAAGCAAGAGAACTGGAAGCCTCCCTCACCACAACTTCCATTCAATCCATCACCAAGGCCTGTTGATTCTCCTAAATGCATCTTGAATCCATCCATTTATTACCATCTCCACTTCCCAAATGGCCTTATCCaagtcaccatcatctctcatCTGAACAATAGCAATAGTCTCCTCATGTCTCCATGTCCCCTTAAAATCTATCCTTcaaacagcagccagagtgacattttgaaaatacaaatctTGTTATGTCACTCAGCTAACTAAAGTCTGAGTAGTTCACCACTGTCAACAAGATAAAGTCAAACTCACCATGACTTACAATGTTCGTCATTGACTGTTTCAGCCAACTTCTGGTTTCTGAGCTTCATCCGTACCCCCCTTTCATCTCAGGacttttgcacatgctgtttcctctCCATAATATAGTCTCCAGGCTCCTTTCATTTTCATCTAGTTAATGCTTATTGTTTTCTCACTTTCTGCTCATTGTCATTTTCTGGGTCAAAATCTCTTTGAAGTGCTTTCATGTCACCTGGTACCCTTCCTTCAGAGCACACATTATAGTTGTAATTTTACATTTGTTTAtgaattatttgattatttttcttttacgtGAAACTATCATCTCCTTGAGGGAAGGCACTCCGTCCAGGTTTGTGCACCATTGCATTCTCAGCATCTAGCCCAGCCTGGTATATAGTTGTGCTCAACACGTTTTTCTTAAGTGGTTAAACGATTGGGTCTGAAAGAAGATCCTTTAGGAGGAGGGCTGGAGAGAGAACTGGGAATAGCAGCAGGATTGGTTCGTTGATTATTGGGGCTTCAAGATCTAGACTCAAGTTAGAAGTGGATTTGGGAGGGGAGGATATGGCTCAAGCactagggcacatgcttagcgtgcacaaggtcctgggttcaatccccagtacctcctctatataaataaacaaacaaacaaacctgattaccttccccctcccaaatgaattattaaaataaaatttaaaagagaattgGATTTGGATTCATGACTTGGGATCGGATTTGGATTAAACGTTGAGGTCTTAGTAAGGAAGACTTTAACTGTAAGAACCAAGAAACTTCAAATCAGATAGGAAACCCAAAGAAGTCACTAGATGAAGTGGCTCCATTGTTGATTAACACACCAGTTCAGCAAACTCATCACAGACCCTGGTTCTCTTCATCTCTCTGTTTGGCCATCTGCAGTGTTTTGACTTGGTCTACCAACCACTTCTCTTGCCGTCCCAGGAAGGCTGCCATAGTTCCAGAATTTACATCCAGAAGGGGCACCATCtagcagaagaaaagagaactcttccAGTGTTTCTTCTTGGAAAGGAGAAACTCTCTCCCAGAAGTGTCCCACTGGTCTCCCCATCACTCCCCTTGGGCCAGAACTACATCACATGTTCATTTCTAAACCAGTCCCTGGAAGGCAGAACATGGTTTCCATGCTTGGTGCAGTAAAGCTCATAGTCATGATGAGGATAAGGGATTCGGGATTCTGATCGAAAGGCACAAGGAGTGAATGCTTGAGAAGGCAACAATAATGTCTGTTATGGGTCAAACTGTGGGACAAAAATAGAGTTGGGTTAGGCGGTCAGGACTGAGGTAAGATTTGGGCTCAGGGATGAGGAACAAATCACATTTTAGGGGTCTGATTTAGAACCTGGGGTCAATTATGCTTTTAGGAACTTGCCTTCAAGTATTATCAGGCGAAGGTTCTCATATTACTTAAAGTAAAAGTTGAAGTCCTACATTAATGTTCATGGTCTATGTCAACCCAGTCCAGTTATGTCTCCGACCTCATTGCCTGCCCTTGTTTCCCTGGCTCATTCAGTTCCAGTCAAAATGACTCCCCtgctagaacattctaggcatgTCCCTTGCCTAACTTACCTACCTGTTTGCTCTGCTTGGACTTTGTAACCTCCAAGTAGCTACACAGATCCATCCACCATCTCCTTCAAGATTTTGTTCAAATGTCGTCTTTATGTGGTGTCTTCTTAATATTGTAACCCCAGGGGTCCTGAGAGTGGAGGGAACCAGTAACTCCCTACCCCTCttccctgtttttatttttctctgtagcacTTACCAACACCTAACAAACCATATATTTTACATAGGTATTTTTGTATTCAGTGTCCACTCCCCGAGAGAGCCTGTAGGAAGGaatttttgtctgctttgttGTCTTCTGTGTCCCTAGGAGTCAGGatggtttctggcacagagcagtgctCAACAGATGCTTCCTGAATGAACACAATCAGCAAAGATGAATGTATAAGGGAGTTCATCCTAGCATTATTGTAATTAAAACCATCCAAACATACTCTGATTTGAAACAGAGCATGTAAATCATGATACAACTATAGTACAGAACGTTATGCAACCATtatgaaagaaggagaaaagaccTAAATGTACAAAGACGGAAAATTGTTCAAGATATTCTATAGATTAAATGAGAGTCATATTAGATAATGCTTGGtacagatattttattaaaaatgcacaATATGTCTAGAGATCTACGGACTAGACTGGTAACAGTAAGCATTTATTTAcagggaaagcattttctttttaattcatacCCTATATTAGGGTTGGAAATGGGTTCAGACTCAAAGACATGACTAAGATGCAGCCTGAAAAGGTTCCCACAAGCTGGTCAGAATTAGGGTACGGGTCTGGGTCACCCAGAGAGGGGATGAGATTAAGAAAATGGCCCCAGAGAAGGACCCAGGCCAAAGCTCGTCCCTTGAACCCAGCCGTCCTtgactcctgcccctgcccctcagagCCAGAGCAGCTGACAGCCCCCCCCAAGCAGCCCCAGGGGGCCGAatgtgtgggggtgggagggtggagaaAGAGTAGTGCAACCAAGTGCTTTAGCTGCCCCAGGGGTTCCAGATAACCACAAAGCCGGCTCCACCTGCGCCCCAGGGTGTCGGGGGCGGGCGCAGGGATGGATGTGGTATAAGAGGGCCGCCCAGCAGGTCTGGAGACACTTGGCTCCCAATCGAGTCTGGAGTCCAGGTCACATCAGACCCTTCAGTGGTGAGAAGAGACCTCAtgtggggcaggggcgggggcagggatGAGGCTGGCTGGACAGCCAACTCCTGCTTCTGAGCCCAGGGAGGAGTGAGAAACCAGGACTCCCAGTTCTGAGCGATGAGGGGCTGGAGGTCTGGAATTTGGGGTCTCTTAGGAAAAAAAGCAACTAGGGATACAGACTTACAGATGGGGAGGGATGGCAGCCCAGATTCCTGGGTACAAGGGGAAGGAAGTTTGGCGGCCTGGACTTCCGGATTTGACAGAGGATGGGGCTGGGGGCCAAGACTGCCTATTCCGGAACTGTCTGTCCTTTCCAGCCCCAGCAGAAGAGACCCTTCCCCTGCCTGGCAGAGAGACTCAGAGAGGCCACCATGGCAGGAGTCCTACCGCTCTCACTGATCCTACTGCTGTCTTTAGCCCTGGGATCTGCTGCACCAGGTGAGGACCAGTCTGGGAGGCCTGCCCTCATCCCCGGACCTCCCATCCTCCCCACTGACCCTCTTCAGGGCTCCCTCTTGCCAAGGGGTCCCTGAGTAGGGGCCTCTCTCTGCTCCAGCAGCTCCTTCTCCTCGGAGACAAGactcctctgcctcctgcctcctttcttcccgCTTCCTTCTGACTCCTGGGGGCTCTGTGCCCTCCGGGCCTGGTCTCCTGCACTCAGGGCCTCTCCCATCAGCTTCTGTGGTTGCCCCAGGATGAGATGCTCCACCTGGGTTTCTGAGCCaggctgtctctgtctctgtccatcTCCATCTCCTGCTTTCTCGGCACTGTtttccatctctgcctctgcGTTTCTTCATGCCgctttgtctgtctctctccgtCTCAGTCTTCAAATTCCTCGGCTGCTAACTCAGCCTTCCCCTGATGTTAGCTACCcatgtttttctctgtgtcttttctctgtgttcagCCCAGGAGAACATGAGCGGGGAGAAGATTATTGATGGAAACGTATGTCCAAGAGGCTCCCATCCCTGGCAGGTGGCCCTGCTCCACAACAACAAGACTTACTGCGGAGGTGTGCTGCTGAGTGAGCAGTGGGTCCTCACCGCTGCCCACTGCAAGCTGGCGTACGTAGGCCCCGTGAGCGCTGCCAGCTCTCCCTCTGGGCCCCTGTCCCCCTCTTTCTGGGTCCTTGTCCCcatctctctgagtctctgtcCCCCTCTCTCTGGGTCCCCATCCCTCTCTCTCTGGGTCCCTATCCCTCTCTCTGGGTCCTGTCCCCCTCTCTGagtccctgtctctctccctctgggtCCCTGTCACCCTCTCTTTAGTCACAGTGCCTCTCTCTGAAtgttgctcccctcccccagtgaaTACAACGTGCACATGGGCAGTGACCAGTTGAATGATAAGATGAGCCAGAAAATCAAGGCCACAAAGTCATTCCGCCACCCTGACTACTCCACAAACAGCCACGTTAATGACATCATGCTGGTGAAACTAAGCAAACCGGCCAAGCTGTCATCCACTGTGAAGAAAGTCAAGCTGCCTTCCCACTGCGACCCCCCTGGGACCACGTGTACCGTTTCTGGCTGGGGCACCACCACCAGCCCTATAGGTAAggctgcctcagtgacccagaaGCCCCAGACCCTGACCTCTCCTCCCTCAGACCAGAAGTTCAGTCCCCCAGCACC
This genomic interval from Vicugna pacos chromosome 9, VicPac4, whole genome shotgun sequence contains the following:
- the KLK7 gene encoding kallikrein-7 codes for the protein MAGVLPLSLILLLSLALGSAAPAQENMSGEKIIDGNVCPRGSHPWQVALLHNNKTYCGGVLLSEQWVLTAAHCKLAEYNVHMGSDQLNDKMSQKIKATKSFRHPDYSTNSHVNDIMLVKLSKPAKLSSTVKKVKLPSHCDPPGTTCTVSGWGTTTSPIVSFPTDLMCTDVKLLSLEDCKKVYKDLLKSSMMCAGIPNSSTNSCNGDSGGPLMCKDTLQGLVSWGTYPCGQPNQPGVYTQVCKFLHWIHETVRQNS